The Desulfovibrio psychrotolerans genomic interval TTCAGGGTGTCCATTATTCTGTCCTCAAAATATGCACTGATTGCGCAGGAAAGTGCAGTAAGGCACTTGCTGATTCGCCTCAGCGTTCCCCCTCGGCAGCAGCGGGCGAAGAGGTGAGGTTGGGCGAGGGGGTGTTCCAGTTTGTGTTCATGGCGCTTTGCTGCTCCGCGGAAGGGTCGGTCACGATGAACGACAGGGCGGTCTTGAAGAAACGGCGCACGGTGTTGCGCTTGTCCGGCGAGCTTATGGAATAGGCTTTTACCATCGGGAATCTCCTGACCCGTCATGCGGGGAAACGGTTGCGGTGAACTCTTGACGCCATGTATAGTGAAAATGAAAGTCGTTATCAAGCAAAAAGTTGAGAAAGTGAAATTAATCTGACCAGGGAGCGGTTACGGGCCGGCGTGTTGCGCTTTGCAAAGAGAAAAATGGACTCTCTTATGGATGAATGTATGTGCCGGGGGGGGCTTCTGAAGGGCATTGGGCGATACGGTTTGGACGCCATGGGGCTAGGCATCCGGACGTAACGGTGCGCTTCCGACACCGGGCCAGATGCGCACTATGCCCAGAGTGGCGCGGAGGGCGGTCCATACGCCCGTGGCGATCCATATCCAGGAAAGGGCTGACAAGCCAGAGTGCGCAGGCGGCATAAACAGCACTGCCATGCCGCACAGGGCGGAAATAATCATGCTGTTGCGCAGGTACCGGAAGTCGCCCGTGCCCCAGTGGATGCCGTCTGTGGCAAAGGAGAGGGCGTTTACGGGTTGCAGGGCCGCGGCGATGAGCCATGCCTGCGCGAAGGTGGAGCTGGCTTCTGCCGGGACGAGCAGCCATGCGATGGGACGTTGGAAAAGCAGCATGCCAGCCGCCATGAGCAGCCCTGTTCCTGTGCTCCACAGGCAGACCGTTGCCGCAACGTGCCGCGCGTGCAGCGTTGTGCCGCGCCCCATGAAGTAGCCTATGAGGCTTTGCCCGGTGATGGCGAAAGCATCCAGAAAGAGCGCGGTGAAGAAAAAGAACTGGCGTATGGCCTGATGTGCCGCGCCGGATTGTGCACCCGCCGACGTGGCAACGCGGGTTGCCAGCAGAAGAAAGGTAAGTACCATGGCGGTGCGCACGAACAGGTCGCCGCCAATGACAATGAGTTTGCGGAGGTCTGCCGGGCGTACTTGCCGGGCAATGCCGATGTGCCGGTGCACCAGCAGCACCGCCCATAGGGCACCGAACCATTGGCTTATGGTGGTGGCTATGGCCGCGCCGGAAATGCCCAGTGCCGGAAAGGGGCCGAAGCCGAAGATGAGCATCCAGTCCAGCAGGATATTCAGGGCGTTCAGCCCCGCTGCGATGAACAGGGGCGCGCGCATCATCTGCAATCCGCGCAATGCGCCGAAGCAGGACAGGGTGAGCAGCACCGCGGGAGCACCGATGAGCCGGTGGCGCATGTAGTCCACGGCCATGGCGAGCATTTCTCCCTCGCCTCCCATGGCGCGGGCGGCAGGTTCCACAAAGGCCCACGCCAGCAGGGCGGAAAGGATGCCCAGCCCCAGCGCCAGCACAAGCGAGGCCGTGAGCACCATGGATGCCCGGTGGCGGTCTTGCGCGCCGAGGCAGTTGGCCAGTTCTGTCTGCGTGCCCACACCGAGAAAGCTGAATACCCAGAAGGCAGAGGTGAGCACCATGGTG includes:
- a CDS encoding MATE family efflux transporter, whose amino-acid sequence is MSIHAPDQHPYLRAPRRTLLAMTLPVLVSLIAEPLTGLADTAFVARLGTEHLAALGVGTMVLTSAFWVFSFLGVGTQTELANCLGAQDRHRASMVLTASLVLALGLGILSALLAWAFVEPAARAMGGEGEMLAMAVDYMRHRLIGAPAVLLTLSCFGALRGLQMMRAPLFIAAGLNALNILLDWMLIFGFGPFPALGISGAAIATTISQWFGALWAVLLVHRHIGIARQVRPADLRKLIVIGGDLFVRTAMVLTFLLLATRVATSAGAQSGAAHQAIRQFFFFTALFLDAFAITGQSLIGYFMGRGTTLHARHVAATVCLWSTGTGLLMAAGMLLFQRPIAWLLVPAEASSTFAQAWLIAAALQPVNALSFATDGIHWGTGDFRYLRNSMIISALCGMAVLFMPPAHSGLSALSWIWIATGVWTALRATLGIVRIWPGVGSAPLRPDA